Proteins from a genomic interval of Trifolium pratense cultivar HEN17-A07 linkage group LG6, ARS_RC_1.1, whole genome shotgun sequence:
- the LOC123890175 gene encoding F-box/FBD/LRR-repeat protein At1g13570-like: MSLFNKKGNQVDQIDRISDLPSNVIDCILEHLNIRDVVRTSILSTKWRYMWTSAPRLEFHPNFFDPYEYIHYPSPVVSKIITDVLMLHNGPINKFLLFIPMYFNFKLTVKLLDMWIPLLSRRGVKHLELLNFGTALSHLPYIVFSCKELTEFKFGGFNLLIPPNFSGFKRLLNLKLQMVTFESGALESLISGCPLLEKLSIEYCHGFEYFHISTPTLKALLLGFDKNMKSICLKKAQNLSDLTLMANDGWVPGLIKSLPKNIQRFSIGSSFNKKIPYADIIPPTLVKSSFNSIKYLKLRAVKFNERGELLYIVSVLKSAPRLVELVIESYGHLDITQGSDCSEELDCSSRCLHQLKTVNINIYATSHQHAMSFIQFILANSTSLKTLTFDVRLESRELGAPMLLSISQHLLLMKRASQSAQVKFIH, encoded by the exons ATGTCTCTGTTCAACAAGAAGGGCAATCAAGTGGATCAGATTGATCGAATCAGTGACTTACCGAGTAATGTCATTGACTGTATCCTAGAACATTTAAACATCCGAGACGTAGTTAGGACTAGCATTTTGTCAACAAAGTGGAGGTATATGTGGACTTCAGCCCCACGACTTGAGTTTCACCCAAATTTTTTTGATCCCTACGAGTATATCCATTACCCTAGCCCTGTAGTTTCTAAAATTATCACGGATGTTCTTATGCTTCACAATGGGCcgataaataagtttttactTTTCATACCTATGTACTTCAACTTTAAGCTCACCGTGAAACTCTTGGATATGTGGATTCCTCTTTTGTCAAGGAGAGGCGTTAAACATCTCGAACTTTTGAACTTCGGAACAGCTCTTAGTCATTTGCCATATATTGTCTTCTCTTGTAAGGAATTGACTGAATTTAAATTTGGCGGATTTAACTTGTTGATTCCACCGAATTTCTCTGGGTTTAAAAGATTGCTTAATCTTAAATTACAAATGGTTACATTTGAGTCAGGTGCACTTGAGAGTCTTATTTCTGGTTGTCCGTTGCTTGAAAAGCTTAGCATTGAATACTGTCATGGTTttgaatattttcatatttctacTCCTACTCTCAAAGCCTTATTGCTAggttttgataaaaatatgaagTCAATTTGTCTCAAGAAAGCACAGAATCTGAGTGATCTTACACTCATGGCTAATGACGGCTGGGTACCTGGTTTGATCAAAAGCTTGCCAAAAAATATTCAGAGGTTTTCTATTGGTTCATCTTTCAATAAGAAG ATCCCTTATGCAGATATCATTCCCCCGACGCTGGTGAAAAGCTCATTCAACTCCATAAAGTATCTGAAATTGCGTGCTGTGAAATTTAATGAAAGAGGAGAACTTTTGTATATTGTTAGTGTACTTAAAAGTGCTCCTCGCTTGGTTGAACTTGTTATAGAG AGTTACGGCCATTTAGATATTACACAAGGGTCTGACTGCTCGGAGGAGTTGGATTGTAGTAGCCGTTGCCTTCATCAACTTAAGACCGTGAATATCAACATTTATGCTACCTCTCATCAACATGCAATGAGTTTCATACAGTTCATACTTGCAAATTCTACATCGTTAAAGACTCTTACTTTTGACGTTCGTCTTGAGTCTCGAGAATTAGGTGCACCTATGTTGTTAAGTATTTCACAACACTTGTTATTGATGAAACGAGCATCACAGAGCGCACAGGTTAAGTTCATTCATTGA
- the LOC123892654 gene encoding F-box/FBD/LRR-repeat protein At1g13570-like → MSLLNNKPNEEDHIDRISDLPSNVIDGILQNLDIRDQVRTCILSTKWRYMWTYVPQLVFPASFFESYEHLDDSSPIVSEIITDVLMRHNGPIYKFFLLIVPDFNFKITVEHLDMWVPLLSRRGIKHLELVGYETGLSHLPYIVFSCKELTKFKLGGFNLSIPPNFSGFKRLLNLNLYNVTFESGALESLISGCQLLEKISIEDCNGFEYFDFSAPSLKVLLLYFDEDVKSICLKKANNLIDLRLIAMDCWVSGLIKSLPKNMQRFSIGSYVLTNKIPYADIIPLTLVKSSFNSIKYLELGAVKLNERKEILYIVNVLKSAPRLVELVVESNGHVDITQASDRSVELECSSCCLNQLKTVNINIRATSHQHAMSLIQFILANSTSLKTLTFNVRLESRELDASMLLSISQDLLLMKRASQSAQVKFIH, encoded by the exons ATGTCTCTGCTCAACAACAAGCCCAATGAAGAAGATCACATCGATCGAATCAGTGACTTACCGAGTAATGTCATTGATGGTATCCTACAAAACTTGGACATCCGAGACCAAGTTAGGACTTGTATTTTGTCAACAAAGTGGAGGTATATGTGGACTTATGTCCCACAACTTGTGTTTCCTGCAAGCTTTTTTGAATCCTACGAGCATCTCGATGACTCTAGCCCTATAGTTTCTGAAATTATCACTGATGTTCTTATGCGTCACAATGGGCCGATATATAAGTTTTTTCTTCTCATAGTTCCGGACTTCAATTTTAAGATCACAGTGGAACACCTTGATATGTGGGTTCCCCTTTTGTCGAGGAGGGGCATTAAACATCTTGAGCTTGTGGGCTACGAAACAGGTCTTAGTCATTTGCCATATATTGTCTTCTCTTGTAAGGAATTGACCAAATTTAAATTAGGCGGATTTAACTTGTCAATTCCACCTAATTTCTCTGGGTTTAAAAGATTGCTTAATCTTAACTTATACAATGTTACATTCGAGTCAGGTGCACTTGAGAGTCTTATTTCTGGTTGTCAGTTACTTGAAAAGATCAGCATTGAAGACTGTAATggttttgaatattttgatttttctgcTCCTTCCTTAAAAGTCTTATTGCTATACTTTGATGAAGATGTGAAGTCAATTTGTCTCAAGAAAGCAAACAATTTGATTGATCTTAGACTTATAGCTATGGATTGCTGGGTATCTGGTTTGATCAAAAGCTTGCCAAAAAATATGCAGAGGTTTTCTATTGGTTCATATGTTTTAACTAACAAG ATCCCTTATGCAGATATCATTCCCCTGACGCTGGTGAAAAGCTCATTCAACTCCATAAAGTATCTGGAATTGGGTGCTGTGaaattgaatgaaagaaaagaaattttgTATATTGTTAATGTACTTAAAAGTGCTCCTCGCTTGGTTGAACTTGTTGTAGAG AGTAACGGCCATGTTGATATTACACAAGCGTCTGACCGCTCGGTGGAGTTGGAATGTAGTAGCTGTTGCCTTAATCAACTTAAGACCGTGAATATCAACATTCGTGCTACTTCTCATCAACATGCAATGAGTTTGATACAGTTCATACTTGCAAATTCTACATCGTTAAAGACTCTTACTTTTAACGTTCGTCTTGAGTCTCGAGAATTAGATGCATCTATGTTGTTAAGCATTTCACAAGACTTGCTATTGATGAAACGAGCATCACAGAGTGCACAGGTTAAGTTCATTCATTGA